A region of Sphingomonas crusticola DNA encodes the following proteins:
- the rph gene encoding ribonuclease PH → MRPSGRAPDQMRPITITPGYTKHAEGSVLIAFGETKVLVTASIEERLPPFLRGKGQGWVTAEYGMLPRATHTRGNREAAKGKQSGRTQEIQRLIGRSLRSVCDLTALGERQITLDCDVIQADGGTRTASISGAWVALRIAVDGLLKQGLLTVDPIKSQVAAVSCGIWEGTPVLDLDYIEDSSAHADANFVLLSDGNIAEAQATAEGATYDEEALLRLLRLARIGCTDIFAAQLKATGR, encoded by the coding sequence ATGCGCCCAAGCGGCCGCGCCCCCGATCAGATGCGCCCTATCACCATCACTCCCGGTTACACCAAACATGCCGAAGGATCGGTGTTGATCGCTTTTGGCGAGACCAAGGTGCTCGTCACCGCCTCGATCGAGGAGCGCCTGCCCCCCTTCCTGCGCGGCAAGGGCCAAGGCTGGGTCACGGCCGAATATGGTATGTTGCCCCGCGCCACCCATACGCGCGGCAATCGCGAGGCCGCCAAGGGCAAACAGTCCGGCCGCACCCAGGAGATCCAGCGGCTGATTGGCCGGTCCTTGCGTTCGGTATGCGATCTGACCGCGCTCGGCGAACGCCAGATCACGCTCGATTGCGACGTGATCCAGGCGGATGGCGGGACCCGTACCGCCTCCATTTCCGGCGCCTGGGTGGCTTTGCGCATCGCCGTCGACGGCCTGTTGAAGCAAGGGCTGCTGACGGTCGATCCGATCAAATCGCAGGTCGCCGCGGTTTCGTGCGGCATCTGGGAAGGGACGCCCGTGCTCGACCTCGATTATATCGAAGACAGCTCGGCGCACGCGGACGCCAATTTCGTTCTCCTGTCCGACGGCAATATCGCGGAAGCGCAGGCGACCGCCGAGGGTGCGACCTATGACGAGGAAGCGCTCTTGCGCCTGCTGCGTCTGGCGCGCATCGGCTGCACCGACATTTTCGCGGCACAATTGAAGGCGACCGGCCGGTGA
- the rdgB gene encoding RdgB/HAM1 family non-canonical purine NTP pyrophosphatase, whose translation MPHRRLEPGKLVIASHNEGKVREIRALLAPYGIEPVSAASLDIPEPVETGTSFAANAELKARFSADLSGMVALADDSGLCVDALNGDPGVYTADWAETPNGRDWDLAMRKVEEALAAKGPEAGRDAHFVCVLSLCWPDGHVESFEGRAEGTLTWPPRGKVGFGYDPVFVPLGETRTFAELEPEQKHAISHRADAFRKLVAAVL comes from the coding sequence ATGCCGCATCGCCGGCTGGAGCCGGGCAAGCTCGTCATCGCCAGTCACAACGAAGGCAAGGTGCGCGAGATCAGGGCGCTACTCGCGCCCTATGGCATCGAGCCGGTTTCCGCCGCCTCGCTCGACATCCCCGAGCCGGTCGAGACCGGGACGAGCTTTGCAGCCAATGCCGAGCTCAAAGCACGCTTTTCGGCCGACCTTTCGGGGATGGTAGCGCTGGCGGACGATAGCGGCCTGTGCGTCGACGCCCTGAATGGCGACCCCGGCGTCTATACCGCCGACTGGGCCGAGACGCCCAACGGGCGCGACTGGGACCTGGCCATGCGCAAGGTCGAGGAAGCGCTCGCAGCGAAGGGCCCCGAGGCGGGCCGCGACGCCCATTTCGTGTGCGTGCTGTCGCTGTGCTGGCCAGACGGCCATGTCGAGAGCTTCGAAGGGCGCGCCGAGGGGACGCTGACCTGGCCGCCGCGCGGCAAGGTCGGTTTCGGCTATGATCCGGTATTCGTGCCGCTGGGCGAGACGCGTACCTTTGCGGAACTCGAGCCGGAGCAGAAGCACGCCATCAGCCACCGCGCGGATGCTTTCCGGAAACTGGTCGCCGCGGTGCTGTGA
- the hemW gene encoding radical SAM family heme chaperone HemW, which yields MSEALALYIHWPFCVSKCPYCDFNSHVRESVNQDRWRDALLADLAHEATVGPKRALTSIFFGGGTPSLMPPATVAALIEAAERHWGLAPDIEITLEANPSSVEAARFAGLAAAGVNRVSLGLQALDDDALRFLGRAHDVAEGLAALDIAQLAFDRVSFDLIYALPGQSAAAWQATLDRALGFGTGHLSLYQLTIEPGTRFAAMAARGELTPADPDFGADLYELTRAATAAAGLPAYEISNHARPGEESRHNLTYWRYGDYLGVGPGAHGRREGVATARAKKPENWLTRIDRNRHGIELEELLPQADQARETLVMGLRLGEGIPRDRIEDAIDTAAVDRLSRLGLIEQTSERLRVTPDGMLLLDAILAEIAI from the coding sequence GTGAGCGAGGCGCTTGCTCTCTATATCCACTGGCCGTTCTGCGTCTCGAAATGTCCCTATTGCGACTTCAACAGCCATGTTCGGGAGAGCGTGAACCAGGATCGGTGGCGCGACGCGCTGCTGGCGGACCTTGCGCATGAAGCCACGGTTGGTCCCAAGCGCGCACTGACCTCGATCTTCTTCGGCGGCGGCACCCCGTCGCTCATGCCGCCCGCGACCGTGGCAGCGCTGATCGAGGCGGCGGAACGGCATTGGGGCCTCGCCCCCGACATCGAAATCACGCTTGAGGCCAACCCCTCGTCGGTGGAGGCGGCGCGTTTTGCCGGGCTTGCGGCAGCGGGCGTAAACCGCGTCAGCCTCGGGCTGCAGGCGCTCGATGATGACGCGCTGCGCTTTTTGGGGCGTGCGCACGATGTCGCGGAGGGGCTCGCGGCGCTTGATATCGCACAATTGGCTTTCGATCGGGTCAGCTTCGACTTGATCTACGCGCTGCCCGGTCAGAGCGCAGCCGCCTGGCAGGCGACGCTCGATCGCGCGCTCGGCTTCGGCACGGGCCATCTTTCGCTGTATCAGCTCACGATCGAACCGGGCACGCGCTTTGCGGCGATGGCGGCGCGCGGCGAGCTGACGCCGGCCGATCCCGATTTCGGTGCCGACCTGTATGAGCTGACCCGCGCGGCCACCGCCGCCGCCGGCCTGCCCGCCTATGAAATCTCAAACCATGCCCGTCCCGGGGAGGAGAGCCGCCACAACCTGACCTATTGGCGTTACGGCGACTATCTCGGCGTAGGGCCCGGAGCGCATGGCCGGCGCGAAGGCGTCGCCACGGCGCGTGCCAAAAAGCCTGAAAATTGGCTCACGCGGATCGATCGCAACCGCCACGGCATCGAACTGGAAGAGTTGCTGCCTCAGGCGGATCAGGCGCGCGAGACGCTGGTCATGGGCCTGCGCCTCGGCGAAGGCATTCCGCGCGACCGCATCGAGGATGCGATCGATACGGCGGCGGTCGACCGTCTGTCGCGCCTGGGACTGATCGAGCAGACCAGCGAGCGGCTGCGCGTCACGCCCGACGGCATGCTCCTGCTCGACGCGATTCTGGCCGAAATCGCGATCTAG
- a CDS encoding penicillin-binding protein activator: MADGDPRRQSGILSRRRLCGLGLALLLGACSTVVPRSAPPPVTAGKPVEKPAPQTGLPDDKERHRVALLVPLSGPNAAVGQSIADAAALALADTGSRQLRITNYDTAQGAEAAARKALAEGNGLFLGPLLSDDVRAIVAPAGAAGVPIISFSNDPAAAGDGVWLLGFSPAQSIDRVVRYAKSRGMTRFAGLIPPGLYGRNASNMLIRAAEAAGGTVVAMQSYQRTPASIAAAIGKMSKEKYDAVLIADSGRIAITAAPAIRRSGGAGVRILGTELWNAEPGLNNSPVLAGAWFASVDDSMFAQFTTRYRARYGRTPYRLASLGYDAVLLTVRIAKDWKLGRRFPADALADEGGFAGVDGAFRFAHGHIAERALAVHQLAPKGGTIVSPAPKGF; the protein is encoded by the coding sequence ATGGCAGACGGCGACCCCCGGCGGCAATCTGGCATATTGTCGCGTCGGCGCCTCTGCGGGCTCGGCCTCGCGCTGCTGCTCGGCGCCTGCTCGACCGTCGTTCCGCGCAGCGCGCCTCCGCCGGTAACCGCCGGCAAGCCGGTGGAGAAACCCGCTCCGCAAACCGGTCTGCCCGACGACAAGGAACGCCACCGCGTCGCGCTGCTGGTGCCGCTGAGCGGGCCGAATGCGGCGGTCGGCCAGTCGATCGCAGATGCCGCCGCCCTGGCCTTGGCGGATACGGGCAGCAGGCAATTGCGCATCACCAACTACGATACCGCGCAGGGCGCCGAAGCCGCCGCCCGCAAGGCGCTGGCCGAAGGCAACGGGCTTTTCCTGGGGCCTTTGCTCAGCGACGATGTCCGCGCAATTGTCGCCCCCGCTGGCGCGGCAGGCGTGCCGATCATCTCCTTTTCGAACGATCCCGCGGCGGCTGGAGACGGCGTTTGGCTGCTCGGCTTCTCGCCCGCGCAATCGATCGACCGCGTGGTCCGCTATGCCAAGTCGCGCGGGATGACGCGCTTCGCCGGCCTGATCCCGCCCGGCCTCTATGGCCGCAACGCCTCCAATATGCTGATCCGCGCGGCTGAGGCCGCCGGTGGCACGGTGGTGGCGATGCAGAGCTATCAGCGTACCCCGGCCTCGATCGCGGCGGCGATCGGCAAGATGTCCAAGGAGAAATATGACGCGGTGCTGATTGCCGACAGCGGCCGTATCGCCATTACCGCGGCGCCCGCGATCCGTCGCAGCGGCGGGGCGGGCGTGCGGATTCTCGGCACCGAATTGTGGAATGCGGAGCCAGGCCTCAACAATTCGCCGGTCCTTGCAGGAGCCTGGTTTGCCAGCGTCGACGACAGCATGTTCGCCCAGTTCACCACGCGTTATCGCGCGCGTTACGGCCGCACCCCCTATCGGCTCGCCAGCCTCGGCTACGACGCCGTGCTGCTCACGGTACGCATCGCCAAGGATTGGAAGCTGGGGCGGCGCTTCCCCGCCGATGCATTGGCCGACGAGGGCGGCTTCGCCGGTGTCGATGGCGCCTTCCGGTTCGCGCACGGGCACATCGCCGAACGGGCGCTGGCGGTCCATCAGCTCGCCCCGAAGGGCGGAACGATTGTGTCGCCCGCGCCCAAGGGCTTCTAG
- the rsmI gene encoding 16S rRNA (cytidine(1402)-2'-O)-methyltransferase, whose amino-acid sequence MNLSPPEGGRLAPGLYIVATPIGNLSDLSPRAATILAGADAIAVEDSRVTAKLLSHIGARRQMVPYHDHNADRVRPGLVARLGHEAIALVSDAGTPLISDPGFKLVRDARAAGHAVVTIPGPCAAIAALTLAGLPTDRFFFLGFLPSKAKARADAIAEVATIRATLILYESGPRLAATLTALVEGLGEREAAVAREISKRFEECVTDSLSALAARYAEAPPKGEIVIVVGPPGEAAAPSAEDADALLTEALTRLPAGKAAHEVAKATGMHKRDLYARALAMKA is encoded by the coding sequence ATGAATCTCTCTCCACCCGAGGGCGGGCGACTTGCGCCAGGCCTCTACATCGTCGCAACGCCGATCGGCAACTTGTCTGACCTCTCGCCCCGCGCCGCCACCATATTGGCCGGCGCCGACGCGATCGCGGTCGAGGACAGCCGAGTCACCGCCAAGCTGCTCAGCCATATCGGCGCAAGGCGGCAAATGGTTCCGTATCATGACCATAATGCGGATCGGGTGCGCCCCGGCCTGGTCGCGCGACTGGGGCATGAGGCGATCGCATTGGTGTCCGATGCCGGCACGCCGCTCATTTCCGATCCGGGTTTCAAGCTGGTGCGCGACGCGCGCGCGGCGGGGCATGCGGTCGTCACGATCCCGGGTCCCTGCGCCGCGATCGCCGCGCTGACGCTGGCGGGGTTGCCGACCGATCGCTTCTTCTTCCTGGGCTTCCTGCCGTCCAAGGCGAAGGCACGCGCGGACGCGATCGCGGAGGTCGCGACGATCCGCGCCACGCTGATCCTCTACGAATCCGGCCCGCGGCTGGCGGCGACGCTGACCGCGTTGGTGGAAGGTTTGGGGGAGCGGGAGGCAGCGGTCGCGCGCGAGATCAGCAAGCGCTTCGAGGAATGCGTCACCGACAGCCTTTCCGCACTGGCGGCGCGCTATGCCGAGGCGCCCCCCAAGGGCGAGATCGTGATCGTCGTCGGGCCGCCGGGCGAGGCGGCGGCGCCGTCGGCGGAGGATGCCGACGCGCTGCTGACGGAGGCGCTGACGCGCCTGCCCGCGGGCAAGGCCGCCCACGAGGTCGCCAAGGCGACGGGGATGCACAAGCGCGATCTGTATGCGCGGGCGCTGGCGATGAAGGCGTGA
- a CDS encoding YraN family protein, producing the protein MRDRRRAERAGRVGETAAAWWLRLKGWRIVARRVRTPAGEVDLIARRTGLVAFVEVKRRQTSAELDFAIDQFRLARVAAAAEYLAPRYLEPGDDMRIDVILIAPGRALRHIENAWIG; encoded by the coding sequence GTGAGGGACCGCCGCCGGGCCGAACGCGCGGGGCGCGTGGGGGAGACGGCGGCGGCGTGGTGGCTGCGGCTTAAGGGCTGGCGGATCGTGGCGCGGCGGGTGCGCACGCCGGCCGGCGAAGTCGACCTGATCGCGCGGCGCACGGGGCTGGTCGCGTTCGTCGAGGTGAAGCGGCGGCAGACGAGCGCGGAGCTGGACTTTGCTATCGACCAGTTCCGCCTGGCGCGGGTGGCGGCGGCGGCGGAATATCTGGCGCCGCGCTATCTGGAGCCGGGCGACGACATGCGCATCGACGTGATCCTGATCGCGCCGGGACGCGCGCTGCGCCATATCGAGAATGCGTGGATCGGGTGA
- the gshB gene encoding glutathione synthase, with protein MSLRVAVQMDPLETINIAGDSSFALMLKAQERGHRLFHYAAGNLSYRDGRLTAPARAVTVRAVVGDHFKAEDARTIDLAEDVDVILMRQDPPFDLAYITATHLLERIQHRTLVVNDPAAVRNAPEKLFVLDYAEFMPPTLITRGLEEARAFHAEHGEVVIKPLYGNAGSAVFHVSRNDANLAALTELFGQVWREPFMVQAFLPDVSKGDKRIVLVDGKPAGGVNRLPKAGEIRSNLAVGGKGAATDLTPRELEICAKLGPELAKRGLVFVGIDVIAGYLTEINVTSPTGIVAIDRFNGTDTPGLIWDAIQARHAAL; from the coding sequence ATGAGCCTGCGCGTCGCGGTCCAGATGGATCCGCTCGAAACGATCAACATTGCGGGCGATTCCAGCTTCGCGCTGATGCTGAAGGCGCAGGAGCGCGGGCACAGGCTGTTCCATTATGCGGCGGGCAACCTGTCCTATCGCGACGGACGGCTGACCGCGCCGGCGCGGGCGGTGACGGTGCGGGCGGTCGTCGGGGATCATTTCAAGGCCGAGGATGCGCGGACGATCGACCTCGCCGAGGATGTCGACGTCATCCTGATGCGGCAGGATCCGCCGTTCGACCTGGCCTACATCACCGCGACGCATTTGCTCGAGCGGATCCAGCACCGGACATTGGTTGTCAACGATCCGGCGGCAGTGCGCAACGCGCCGGAAAAGCTGTTCGTGCTGGACTATGCCGAGTTCATGCCGCCGACGTTGATCACGCGCGGGCTGGAGGAGGCGCGCGCCTTCCATGCCGAGCATGGCGAGGTCGTGATCAAGCCGCTCTACGGCAATGCCGGTTCCGCGGTGTTCCACGTCAGCAGGAACGACGCGAACCTCGCCGCGCTGACCGAATTGTTCGGGCAGGTGTGGCGCGAGCCGTTCATGGTGCAGGCATTCCTGCCCGACGTGTCGAAGGGCGACAAGCGCATCGTGCTGGTCGACGGCAAGCCGGCGGGAGGGGTCAACCGGCTGCCCAAGGCGGGCGAGATACGGTCGAACCTTGCGGTCGGCGGCAAGGGCGCGGCGACGGACCTGACCCCGCGCGAGCTGGAGATTTGCGCCAAGCTCGGGCCGGAGCTGGCGAAGCGCGGGCTGGTGTTCGTCGGCATCGACGTGATCGCGGGCTATCTGACCGAGATCAACGTAACCTCGCCGACTGGTATCGTCGCGATCGACCGGTTCAACGGGACCGATACGCCGGGGCTGATCTGGGACGCGATCCAGGCGCGCCACGCGGCATTGTAG
- a CDS encoding TonB-dependent receptor, with amino-acid sequence MSCHPSGAPARRRLCLLFTAAVAAPAYAAAEAPPLPAGPDILVIAQKQSQTIENAPSSRATVDAATLARTVNAFNVEDSVKYLPGLIVRKRHIGDTQAPLATRTSGLGASARSLIYADGALLSALIGNNNTSASPRWSLVSPQEIARIDVLYGPFSAAYPGNSLGAVVNITTRLPDKLEATLASGFSAQTFDQYGTHRTLPSWQIGGTLGARFGPLAIFLSEDHVASKSQPLSYVTVNQPAGSSTAGTPVTGAFAGVNRTGQPIQLLGASGFEHQVQDHLKFKAALDLTPSVRLTYVGGLFLNDTAAHAQSYLRDAGGTPVYVGALNIAGRAYAVAPGAFSGGVYTYDERHWSHALSASGNGGSFDWQLIGTLYDFAHDVQRTPTAALTGASQSGGGGNTTRLDGTGWRTADARGAWKSDGAGTHILSAGAHYDRFEIDSNRYTTALWRHGPDGALNLQSQGKTRTVAVWAQDAWRLTPAVTLTIGGRQEWWKAYDGRNFSASPAISRDQPTRSDARFSPKASLAWVAAPGWTARLSFGQAWRFPTVGELYQIVTTPIAAVPNPDLRPERARSEELAIEHRDGQGLLRLSLFNESVKDALLSQTGPLNGTATLATFVQNVDRTRVRGIELAADRHDVVRNVDVSGSVTYADGTTRKDNAFPDAVGKLLPQVPHWKASLVTTWRPAEPLSLTAAARFSSRLWGTLNNADVVGNTWQGFYKYFVVDLRARYALNDHLTASLGVDNVNNDKYFLFHPFPQRSFVAELGWKL; translated from the coding sequence ATGTCTTGTCACCCATCGGGCGCGCCCGCGCGGCGCCGCCTCTGCCTGCTGTTCACTGCCGCCGTCGCCGCTCCCGCTTATGCCGCTGCTGAGGCTCCGCCGCTGCCGGCCGGGCCGGACATCCTCGTCATCGCCCAGAAGCAAAGCCAGACAATCGAGAACGCGCCCTCCAGCCGCGCGACCGTCGACGCCGCCACGCTTGCCCGCACCGTCAATGCCTTCAATGTCGAGGATAGCGTCAAATATCTGCCCGGGCTGATCGTGCGCAAACGCCATATCGGCGATACCCAGGCGCCGCTCGCCACGCGCACGTCGGGCCTCGGCGCCAGCGCGCGCAGCCTCATCTATGCCGACGGCGCCCTGCTGTCGGCGCTGATCGGCAACAACAACACCTCCGCCTCGCCGCGCTGGAGCCTCGTCAGCCCGCAGGAGATCGCCCGCATCGACGTCCTCTACGGGCCCTTCTCGGCCGCTTACCCCGGCAATTCGCTCGGCGCGGTCGTCAACATCACCACCCGCCTGCCGGACAAACTGGAGGCGACGCTCGCCAGCGGCTTCAGCGCGCAGACCTTCGATCAATATGGCACGCACCGGACGCTGCCGAGCTGGCAGATCGGCGGCACATTGGGCGCCCGCTTCGGCCCGCTGGCGATCTTCCTCAGCGAAGATCATGTCGCGTCGAAGAGCCAGCCGTTAAGCTATGTCACCGTCAATCAGCCCGCGGGCAGCAGCACCGCCGGCACCCCCGTCACCGGCGCCTTCGCCGGCGTCAACCGCACCGGTCAGCCGATCCAGCTGCTCGGCGCCAGCGGGTTCGAGCATCAGGTGCAGGATCATCTCAAGTTCAAGGCGGCGCTCGATCTCACGCCCTCGGTGCGCCTCACTTATGTCGGCGGCTTGTTCCTCAACGATACCGCCGCGCACGCCCAGAGCTACCTGCGCGATGCCGGCGGCACCCCGGTCTATGTCGGCGCGCTCAACATCGCCGGACGCGCTTACGCGGTCGCACCCGGCGCCTTTTCCGGCGGCGTCTACACCTATGACGAACGCCATTGGTCGCATGCGCTCTCTGCCAGCGGCAATGGCGGCAGCTTCGACTGGCAATTGATCGGCACGCTCTACGATTTCGCCCACGACGTTCAACGCACGCCCACCGCCGCCTTGACCGGCGCGTCGCAGAGCGGGGGAGGGGGCAACACCACCCGTCTCGACGGCACGGGCTGGCGCACCGCCGACGCCAGGGGCGCATGGAAATCGGATGGGGCGGGCACGCACATTCTCAGCGCCGGCGCGCACTATGACCGGTTCGAGATCGACAGCAACCGCTATACCACCGCCTTATGGCGCCACGGCCCCGACGGCGCGCTCAACCTGCAATCGCAGGGCAAGACCCGCACCGTCGCCGTCTGGGCGCAGGATGCCTGGCGGCTGACCCCGGCGGTGACGCTCACCATCGGCGGCCGGCAGGAATGGTGGAAGGCTTATGACGGCCGCAACTTCTCCGCATCGCCCGCAATCTCCCGCGATCAACCGACGCGCAGCGATGCGCGCTTCTCGCCCAAGGCTTCGCTTGCCTGGGTGGCCGCGCCCGGCTGGACCGCGCGCCTCTCCTTCGGCCAGGCGTGGCGTTTCCCCACCGTCGGCGAACTCTACCAGATCGTCACCACCCCGATCGCGGCCGTGCCCAATCCCGATCTCCGGCCGGAGCGCGCGCGCTCGGAGGAGCTCGCGATCGAGCATCGGGACGGGCAGGGGCTGCTGCGCCTGTCCCTGTTCAACGAAAGCGTGAAGGACGCGTTGCTGTCGCAGACCGGTCCCCTCAACGGCACCGCGACGCTCGCCACCTTTGTCCAGAATGTCGATCGCACCCGCGTCCGCGGCATCGAGCTCGCCGCGGATCGCCACGATGTCGTGCGCAATGTCGATGTCTCGGGCAGCGTCACCTATGCCGACGGCACCACCCGCAAGGACAATGCTTTCCCCGACGCGGTGGGCAAATTGTTGCCGCAGGTACCGCACTGGAAGGCGAGCCTCGTCACCACCTGGCGCCCGGCCGAGCCGCTCTCGCTCACCGCGGCGGCGCGTTTTTCCAGCCGCCTGTGGGGCACGCTCAACAACGCCGATGTCGTCGGCAATACCTGGCAGGGTTTCTACAAATATTTCGTGGTCGATTTGCGCGCCCGCTACGCGCTCAACGACCATCTCACCGCCAGCCTCGGCGTCGATAATGTGAACAACGACAAATATTTCCTCTTCCACCCCTTCCCGCAAAGGAGCTTCGTCGCTGAGCTGGGCTGGAAACTGTAA
- a CDS encoding serine hydrolase domain-containing protein produces MPLTIGRFACLVLMASATTASGRTSPQRIASIDAAAHAVIAKTGAKGLAVALIDGGRVRYVQAYGVRDERGDPLRTDTVMYGASLTKTVFAYHVLQLVDQGRLALDTPLAEYLDKPLPDYDTDAIYPDKYGPYRDLAGDPRWKRITARHALTHSTGFANFWFVEPDQKLRIHFDPGSHYSYSGEGLSLLQFVIENGRKDRGLGLDMGMLTQATFDRLGMTRTSLQWRADFRPNLADGFNDRGEAVAHDERSKVRVAGSMDTTIADLAKFVAALVRADGLSRAAYAEMLKPSLHIATAHQFPNFGPELPVDRQRRDLAAGLGVITFVGPQGRGFFKGGHDGQTANTLVCLEKSRKCVLILSNDVRAEAGYAALVHAVLGDTGVPYDWEYGDGAGKS; encoded by the coding sequence ATGCCTTTGACGATAGGACGGTTTGCCTGCCTGGTGTTGATGGCTTCCGCGACCACCGCATCGGGGCGCACGTCCCCCCAACGTATTGCCTCGATCGACGCCGCAGCCCACGCGGTGATCGCGAAGACCGGCGCCAAGGGTCTGGCAGTCGCGCTCATCGATGGCGGCCGGGTGCGCTACGTTCAGGCCTACGGAGTTCGCGATGAGCGAGGCGATCCGCTGCGTACGGACACCGTCATGTATGGCGCCTCGCTGACCAAAACTGTTTTCGCCTATCACGTCCTGCAACTCGTCGATCAAGGCAGGCTGGCGCTCGATACGCCGCTGGCCGAATATCTCGATAAGCCGCTGCCCGACTACGACACCGACGCGATCTATCCCGATAAATATGGCCCCTATCGTGACCTTGCCGGCGATCCGCGCTGGAAGCGGATCACGGCGCGCCACGCACTCACCCACTCGACCGGCTTTGCCAACTTCTGGTTCGTTGAGCCGGACCAGAAGCTGCGCATCCACTTCGATCCCGGCTCGCACTACAGCTATTCAGGAGAAGGGTTGAGCCTGCTTCAGTTCGTGATCGAGAACGGGCGCAAGGATCGCGGGCTGGGCCTGGATATGGGGATGCTCACCCAGGCGACCTTCGACCGGCTCGGCATGACGCGCACCAGTCTCCAGTGGCGCGCCGATTTCAGGCCCAATCTCGCCGATGGCTTCAACGATCGGGGCGAGGCGGTCGCGCATGACGAGCGATCCAAGGTGCGCGTCGCCGGGTCGATGGACACTACCATCGCCGACCTTGCCAAATTTGTCGCCGCATTGGTCCGGGCGGACGGACTGAGCCGCGCGGCCTATGCCGAGATGCTCAAGCCCTCGCTCCACATTGCGACCGCGCACCAATTTCCGAACTTCGGCCCCGAACTGCCGGTCGACCGCCAACGCCGGGATCTTGCCGCCGGGCTTGGGGTCATCACTTTCGTCGGGCCGCAGGGAAGAGGCTTCTTCAAAGGTGGCCATGACGGCCAGACCGCCAATACGCTGGTCTGCCTTGAGAAGAGCAGGAAGTGCGTGCTGATCCTGTCGAACGATGTGCGCGCGGAGGCAGGATATGCTGCCTTGGTCCACGCGGTCTTGGGCGACACTGGCGTTCCCTATGACTGGGAATATGGCGACGGGGCGGGGAAATCATAG
- a CDS encoding NAD(P)/FAD-dependent oxidoreductase — MTSHQAPSPLHRVVIVGAGFGGLWAVKHLKGAPLAITVIDRRNHHLFQPLLYQVATASLAPSEIAWPIRAMLQARRDVTTLLATVTGVDMDGRAVRLSDGATVPYDTLILATGARHGYFGHDEWEQFAPGLKTIEDATAIRSSILTAFEQAERESDPARQQALLTFAIVGGGPTGVELAGTIADLAHDTLARDFRLIDTHRTRVLLVEAGPKVLNGYPDDLSDYAKAALEKLGVEVALGAAVTEIERNALTFGGRRVEASTIVWAAGVRASPAAEWLGVAADRNGRIVVEADLSVPGYPDIFAIGDTVAVRREDGSPVPGIAPAAKQEGMFVAETIRRRLAGKAAPGAFRYRHQGSLAQIGKRKAVIDFGWVKLRGAIAWWLWGIAHIYFLVGVRSRLSVALNWLWIYTRNQRGARLITRPEGERAVE, encoded by the coding sequence ATGACTTCTCACCAAGCCCCCTCCCCGCTCCACCGAGTCGTCATCGTCGGCGCGGGGTTTGGCGGCCTGTGGGCGGTCAAGCATCTGAAGGGCGCGCCGCTCGCGATCACGGTGATCGACCGGCGCAACCATCATCTGTTCCAGCCCCTGCTCTATCAGGTCGCGACCGCATCGCTGGCGCCGTCGGAGATCGCCTGGCCGATCCGGGCGATGCTGCAGGCGCGCCGCGACGTGACGACGCTGCTGGCGACGGTGACCGGGGTGGATATGGACGGCCGCGCGGTGCGGCTGAGCGATGGCGCCACGGTGCCGTACGACACGCTGATCCTGGCGACGGGGGCGCGGCACGGCTATTTCGGGCATGACGAATGGGAGCAGTTCGCGCCCGGCCTCAAGACGATCGAGGACGCGACCGCCATCCGCAGCAGCATATTGACCGCGTTCGAGCAGGCCGAGCGCGAGAGCGATCCGGCGCGGCAGCAGGCGCTGCTGACGTTCGCGATCGTCGGCGGCGGGCCGACGGGCGTCGAACTGGCGGGCACGATCGCGGATCTGGCGCATGACACGCTCGCGCGCGACTTCCGGCTGATCGACACGCATCGCACGCGGGTGTTGCTGGTCGAGGCCGGGCCCAAGGTTTTGAACGGCTATCCGGACGATCTTTCGGACTATGCGAAGGCGGCGCTGGAGAAATTGGGCGTCGAGGTCGCGCTGGGCGCGGCGGTGACCGAGATCGAGCGCAATGCGCTGACGTTCGGGGGGCGGCGGGTGGAGGCGTCGACGATCGTGTGGGCGGCGGGCGTACGCGCATCGCCCGCGGCGGAATGGCTGGGGGTGGCAGCCGACCGCAACGGGCGCATCGTCGTCGAGGCGGACCTGAGCGTGCCGGGCTATCCCGACATCTTCGCGATCGGCGATACGGTCGCGGTCAGGCGCGAGGATGGATCGCCGGTGCCGGGGATCGCGCCCGCCGCCAAGCAGGAGGGCATGTTCGTGGCGGAGACGATCCGCCGGCGGCTGGCGGGCAAGGCCGCGCCAGGGGCGTTCCGCTATCGCCATCAGGGCAGCCTGGCGCAGATCGGCAAGCGCAAGGCGGTGATCGATTTCGGCTGGGTGAAGCTGCGCGGGGCGATTGCGTGGTGGCTGTGGGGGATCGCCCACATCTATTTCCTGGTGGGGGTGCGCTCGCGGCTGAGCGTCGCGCTCAACTGGCTATGGATCTACACGCGCAACCAGCGCGGCGCGCGGCTGATCACCCGACCGGAGGGCGAGCGCGCGGTGGAATAG